GGTGCTGCAGCCGGGCCGCGTTGCGCGCCTCGCGCATCGCCCGCGCCCTGGCCACGTCGACCTCGTCGGCGGTCAGGTCGGGCCACCTGAGCTGCTTGACCGCCACCTCGCGGTCCAGCAGCCCGTCCCGCGCCCGCCAGACGACGCCCATCGCGCCGCTGCCGACCCGCTCGACCAGCGAGTACCGACCGCCTACCGTCCCCCCGGACTCCGCCACGCCAAGCAGGTTAGGCGATGGCTCAGTTGGTCGAGACCAACTTGGCCAGCTCGCGGTCGAAGTCGATCCACAGGTCCTCCTCGCCGGGCTGGACCACGTCGTAGGTGAGGTCCAGGAACTCGGCGATGTCCTCGGCGTCGGCGGACAGGATCGCGAAGCCCGTCGGCGCGTTCAGCTCGACCAGGACCCGCTCCGGGTCGTCGGCGGCCGGGCGGACCAGGATGTCGCCCTCGCCGGACGAGGTCAGCAGGCCGTCGGCCAGCAGGTCCCGGGCGAAGATCCACTCGACCTTGCCCTGCCCGGTGTGGAACAGCACGGCGACCGCGTACGGGTCCTCCGGCTCGTAGTGCAGCTCGGCCTCGACCGGCGCCGGGGCCACGCCCGGGACGAGGAGGTGGAACGTCGTGTTGATGGTGATGCTCTCGTTGCTCATGTCCTGTGGGTTCCCTTCCGGAGTCGTCCCTCTCATGTGAGGAGACGTCCGACAGGGCGAATCGGGACGTGGTTCGCCTGAACACCACGCGATCGGGGGAGACCTGCGTCTCAAGTACACCCGTTTGCCCAGGAGAGGTGTCTCAGATGGCCCGACGCCCTGTCGTACTCGTGGGTAACAGCGCGTTATCGCAGGTCACTTGAGCGTAGTCACCGGTTGCGCCGGCAGCGGCACGATCGCCGTCGCGGGCTGCTTGCGGGTCAGCGCGACCCCCACGAGGACCACCGCCATGCCCAGCACGACCCTCAGGTTGAGCGCTTCGCCGAGGAACAGCGCGCCCAGGAGCACCGAGACGACCGGCAGCAGGTAGCCGACCGTGGTGGCGTTGGTCGCGCCCTCGTCCTCGATGATCCGGTAGTTCAGCACGAACGCGACGCCGGTCCCGAACACGCCCAGGATCGCCACCGCCACCAGGGGCTGCCAGGACAGGTGCACCGGCTGGAGCCCGGCCACCGGCGCCACGACCGCCGTCATGCCCGTCGCGGCCACCAGCTGGGACGAGGAGATCTGGATCGGCGTCAGGCCGCGCCCGGACACCGTGCGGCCGATGTAGGCGTAGGCGACCGCGTAGGAGGCCGCGGCGGCCAGGCACGCGATCGCGCCCCAGCTCGCCAGCCCGGCCTGCTGCCACGGCGCGAAGATGAGCAGGACGCCGGCGAACCCGAGCGCCAGGCCCGCGACCCGGGCCGGGTTGCGCCGCCGCTCCGTGCCGAGCGCGAAGCCGATGCCCAGCGCCCACAGCGGCGTGGTGGCGTTCAACACACCCGCCACGCCCGAGTCCACCGTCTGCTCGCCGAACGCGAACAGCGCGAACGGGAGCGCGCTGCCGAACACCGCGGCGAAGCCCAGGTGCAGCCACGTCGTCCGGTCGCGCGGCAGCCGCTGCCTGTTCCAGCGCAGGAGCGCGACCAGCACCAACGCGCCCAGCGCGGTGCGGGTGAGGGTGATCTGGACCGGCGAGAGGCCGGTCAGGGCGATCTTGATCCACAGGAAGCTGGAACCCCAGAGCAGGGCCAGGACACCCATCCTGATCAGCGTGCCAGGCTTGTTCACCAGCACACCTTCCGTCCGGTCAAGCATCAGCACAAGTGAATAGTTCTGCACGACGCTTAAGCAAGTCTGTACGGTTGGGTCATGCTGGACGTGCGACGCATGCAGGTGCTCCGGGCCGTGGTCACCACCGGCTCCATCACCGCCGCGGCGGTCAACCTCGGGTACACGCCGTCGGCGGTCAGCCAGCAGGTCTCGGCGCTGGAGAAGCAGGCCGGGCTGCCGCTGCTGGACCGGGTCGGGCGCGGCGTGCGGCCCACCGCGGCGGGCCGGCTGCTCACCGAGCACGCCGCGCGCATCACCGATCGGCTGGTCGAGGCCGAGGCGGCGCTGGCCGACCTGCGGGCGGGCCGCACCGGTCGGCTGCGGGTGCGCTACTTCGCCACCGCGGGCGCCGCCCTCGTGCCGCCCGCCGTGGCCGTGTTCCGGACCAGGCACGCCGACGTCCAGCTCGACCTCAAGCTCACCGAGCCCGACGACCCGGTGGTCGAGGTCGCGGCGGGCCGCGCGGACGTGGCGATCGTCGTGCACCACCGGGAGAACGACCCGCCGCGCGGCGTGCACCTGGTGCACCTGCTGGACGACCCGTACCTGGCGGTGCTGCGGCGCGGCCACGAGCTGACCCGCAAGCGCGTGCTCGACCTGGCCGACCTGGCCGGCGAGCCGTGGGTGGACGCCGTCGCGCCGCCCGGACCGTGCCGGGACATCGTGCTCGACGCGTGCGCGGGCGCCGGGTTCGCGCCCCACTTCGTGGTGGAGGCCGACGACTACCCGACCGCGCAGGGGTTCGTCGCGGCCGGGCTCGGCGTCACCATCGTGCCCAAGCTCAGCCTGGGCGTCGTGCACCCCGGCGTGGTGGTCCGCAAGCTCCGCCACCCGGAGCCGACCAGGACCATCTGCGCCGCGATCCGCGAGGACGGCGCCGGCTCGCCCGCGGTCACCAGCCTGCTGGACGCCCTGAAGGCGTCAGCGGGCTGACCGGGCGGGCTACGACTGGCTGAGCTTCTGCTCGCCGTCGATGTAGAGGCCCTGGTTCTCCCACTTCAGGATGATCAGCTTGCGCTCGACGCTGGTCGAGTCGTCCTTCATCTTGTAGGCGATGTCGACCTCGTACGCGTACTCCGAGTTCAACCGCACGGCCTTGAGCTCGATCGACTCCACCGAGTTCCACAGGTCCTGGTAGGCGGCCGCGCCGCCGGCCGAAGCCTGCATCTTCGGGGTCAACCGGCTGAAGCCCTGGTCGATGTGGTCCGGCAGCAGGTCGAAGTAGTCCCGGACCGCCTGCTCCTGCTGCTCGGGCGTCGGGTTGCTGGTGATCTTGACCGGCGGGTTGATCGGCTTCTTCGACGGCGTCACCGACGCCTCGCCGCCCGCCTCCACCGCCGTGGTCGCCGTGGTGGGACCGGCCAGGTCGTCCGCTCCGCCCTTGTCCGACCACAGGCTCGCCAGCACGATGCCGACGACCGCGGCGCCCGCGACGGCCAGCGCGGTGACCACCGTGG
This genomic window from Saccharothrix sp. HUAS TT1 contains:
- a CDS encoding SsgA family sporulation/cell division regulator yields the protein MSNESITINTTFHLLVPGVAPAPVEAELHYEPEDPYAVAVLFHTGQGKVEWIFARDLLADGLLTSSGEGDILVRPAADDPERVLVELNAPTGFAILSADAEDIAEFLDLTYDVVQPGEEDLWIDFDRELAKLVSTN
- a CDS encoding DMT family transporter; this translates as MLVNKPGTLIRMGVLALLWGSSFLWIKIALTGLSPVQITLTRTALGALVLVALLRWNRQRLPRDRTTWLHLGFAAVFGSALPFALFAFGEQTVDSGVAGVLNATTPLWALGIGFALGTERRRNPARVAGLALGFAGVLLIFAPWQQAGLASWGAIACLAAAASYAVAYAYIGRTVSGRGLTPIQISSSQLVAATGMTAVVAPVAGLQPVHLSWQPLVAVAILGVFGTGVAFVLNYRIIEDEGATNATTVGYLLPVVSVLLGALFLGEALNLRVVLGMAVVLVGVALTRKQPATAIVPLPAQPVTTLK
- a CDS encoding LysR family transcriptional regulator; protein product: MLDVRRMQVLRAVVTTGSITAAAVNLGYTPSAVSQQVSALEKQAGLPLLDRVGRGVRPTAAGRLLTEHAARITDRLVEAEAALADLRAGRTGRLRVRYFATAGAALVPPAVAVFRTRHADVQLDLKLTEPDDPVVEVAAGRADVAIVVHHRENDPPRGVHLVHLLDDPYLAVLRRGHELTRKRVLDLADLAGEPWVDAVAPPGPCRDIVLDACAGAGFAPHFVVEADDYPTAQGFVAAGLGVTIVPKLSLGVVHPGVVVRKLRHPEPTRTICAAIREDGAGSPAVTSLLDALKASAG